The Mycolicibacterium lutetiense genome window below encodes:
- a CDS encoding NAD-dependent epimerase/dehydratase family protein — protein MSDAVLVTGAFGLVGSAVVKTLAAGGRTVVATDLDVPANRKAAAALPASVAVRWADLTDSAAVDALVAAVAPAAIIHLAAIIPPFCYMRRGLARKVNVEATASLVRAAEGQPIPPRFVQASSIAVYGARNPHHIDDVLTPDTPTNASDIYGAHKVEAEALVRASKLDWLILRLGGVMSSEFSLGIDVDLISFESVLPADGRLQTVDVRDVAAAFVAATTVPTDTANHEVLLIGGDAETHRHIQSAVGSQAAGAMGIRGGLPIGRPGNPDDDAAWFATDWMDTSRAQEVLGFQHHSWPQLLADTRANAGLKRFPIGLAAPLIRAFLRSKSAYKDYPGQLADPWNAIDKKWGDHRPDGIQA, from the coding sequence ATGTCCGACGCTGTTTTGGTTACCGGCGCGTTCGGTCTGGTGGGCTCCGCGGTCGTGAAGACGCTGGCCGCCGGCGGACGCACGGTCGTCGCGACCGATCTCGACGTACCGGCGAACCGCAAGGCCGCCGCTGCACTCCCGGCATCGGTGGCGGTGCGCTGGGCCGATCTGACCGATTCTGCCGCCGTCGACGCGCTGGTAGCCGCGGTTGCCCCGGCCGCGATCATCCACCTCGCCGCGATCATCCCGCCGTTCTGCTACATGCGCCGCGGGCTGGCCCGCAAGGTGAACGTCGAGGCCACCGCATCGCTGGTGCGGGCCGCCGAAGGCCAGCCGATTCCGCCCCGATTCGTGCAAGCGTCCAGCATCGCCGTGTACGGCGCCCGCAACCCACACCACATCGACGACGTACTGACCCCCGACACCCCGACCAACGCGTCCGATATCTACGGCGCGCACAAGGTGGAGGCCGAAGCCCTGGTCCGGGCCTCGAAGCTGGACTGGCTGATCCTGCGCCTCGGCGGGGTGATGAGCTCCGAATTCAGCCTCGGCATCGACGTCGACCTGATCTCGTTCGAGAGCGTGCTGCCCGCCGACGGGCGGCTGCAGACCGTCGATGTGCGCGATGTCGCGGCAGCGTTCGTCGCGGCCACCACGGTCCCGACCGACACCGCCAACCACGAGGTGCTGCTGATCGGCGGCGACGCCGAAACACACCGGCACATCCAGTCGGCAGTTGGTTCGCAAGCGGCCGGCGCGATGGGCATCAGGGGTGGCCTACCGATCGGCCGGCCCGGTAACCCCGACGACGACGCCGCCTGGTTCGCCACCGACTGGATGGACACCAGCCGGGCGCAGGAAGTGCTCGGGTTCCAGCATCACTCGTGGCCACAGCTCCTGGCGGACACCAGGGCCAACGCCGGGCTGAAGCGCTTCCCGATCGGACTGGCGGCACCTCTGATCCGCGCGTTCCTGCGGTCGAAGTCCGCCTACAAGGACTATCCAGGACAGTTGGCGGACCCGTGGAACGCCATCGACAAGAAATGGGGCGACCACCGCCCGGATGGGATCCAAGCATGA